TCTGTGCAAAATGTTAAGTTATTAATGCTGAAATATTCCATACCAACAAATGCCATCCCTATGTAGCCATTCCCATCCAGATTATCTTTATCAAAGGTTACATAATCTCCCTCCACACCTATATAAATTACTACCTTTTCTTTTGGATTAAAATTATGATAAAATCTTGGACCAATAACTAAAATATCCTCTCCATAAGCACATCTTAGTTCAGTAGAAATTTTAGAATTAATGCCGTACTTTAGAGAAATATATGGATCTCCAAACCCTATACCTAATCTTTTAGTTAAATTATAACTCTCCGCATTAGAGAGAAAATAACAAATAAATATTGAAATAATAATTATTCTCATTGAATAAACTATCTTTCTACAATTAAGTTATTAATGAGATAGTTGTTAAGAGAATCACATATTTTGTAAAAATAAACTCCTGAAGGAAGTGGTTCTCCAGAGTCATTTTTTACATCCCACTGCCAGATGCCACTTATAATGCCAGATGTACTTTTTACTAATCCACCAGTTAGATTATAAATCCAAATATCAACATCTTGTGGAAGTCTTTCAAAACTAATACTGGTATGTTCTTGTCTTGGCCTAAATGGATTTGGATAACAAACTACATTGATGTTTCCTACAGTTATTTTATCAAACTCTAAAATTGGGCCTCCAATATTTTCTTTAGAAGTTAGTTTGACTGATAGAGTTTCATTCGTATTCCAAATCTCATCTGTAACCTTAGCCTTAATTGTATATTCACCTGGAGCTACACCTGTAAATTTGTAAGAATTACCAACAACAGTAGTAGATTTTACTGCCTTTCCATTTGAATAAAGAACAACCCTAATTCCATCTAAATTAGTAAGGGTTAGCGTCCCCAAAAAACAATACCGTCCATTACAGTTTCCTTCATTATCATGATCATAACTGTAACTTTTAACCACCACTTTTCCATAAATATTTCCTTTTAATTCATCTATCTTCTCTTTAACCAAACTTATCACACCGAAATGCAATTTTGCCTGTCCTTTATTAGAAATCAATAAGAGAAAAGTTAATCCTATCATAATTAATTTCAAATTTTTATTCATTTTATCCTCACAAAACATTTACTTCGCTCCTTCAGTTCTCCATATACGCAGTGGATTTTCTATAGTTGCATACTCTGTGAATTTCTTATTATTAAAATGCGGATCAGTAGTATAAATAGTATCAATCTCATTAACAAACGGAAGTACAACTAAAAAATCCCAAATATGTATTCCTGTCTCTGCACTTAACTCCATTGCTTTAGTTATCATGTTCCTCTGAATATCTCTATATTTTACATTCTTTTCTTCTAACAAATCTTTTATAAGTACTACTGCATGGTCTCTTGGTATCTTTCTACCTCGCATAGTAAGTACATGATAAAGTTCCACTACTAATTGACCTGAAATTAAAACCCTTTCATTATCTAATGTCTTTCTTAATAGCTCTTCAGCTTTAATAAATAAATCTAATTCTCTATTATCTACCTCAATATATATCTTCTTTAGAGCAAAAGTTAAAACTTGAGTATCAATCAATATCATCTTCATTGAAATCTCCCGCTTCATTTGGTCCTGATGCAAGATATGATAAAGACCCCGGAGGTAGATTAAAGCACTCTCGAAGTCGGACAGGTTTTATTTGTTTATCTTTTGATAATTTTGGTTTTATTACAAAAGTTCCTTTACCTTCTATTATTTCCACTTGTTGGGATGGAAAAAATCCACATTTTTTTTGTATCTCCTCAGGGAGAAAAACTTTCTTCTCTTTACTAACCTCTATAGTAACTATAGACATAAATCTTCCTTCCCTCCTACTTTTTTTCATAAGTGATAGCCATTTCTTCTTCTCATCCTCTAATCCTTCCTAAACCATGTAATCCTTCTCAACTTACCATCTATAATGAGCAAAGGCCTTATTTGCCTCAGCCATTTTATGGGTATCCTCTCTTTTCTTAATAGAGGCCCCGGTATTATTTACGGCATTTAATATTTCTTGAGCTAACTTTTCTTGCATCGGTTTCCCTTTTTGTGCTTTAGAAAAGGATATTATCCAACCCATAGCCATTGTAATACCTCGTTCTTCAGGGATTTCTACCGGGACCTGGTATGTTGCTCCGCCGACGCGTCTTGATTTTACAGCCACATGTGGTCTAACCTTATCCAGTGCCCGCTTAAAAACTGTTATTGGAGATTCTTTTGTCTTTTCTTCGATAATAGCAAAGGCATTATAGACTATTTTTTGCGCTATTGATTTTTTACCTCGTCTTAAAATCATATTAATGAATTTACTCACTAACTGACTGTTATATATCGGGTCTGGCAATATGCGCCTTTTTTTTACCGGTCCTTTTCTGGGCATAATTACTCCTTTCTTT
The window above is part of the bacterium genome. Proteins encoded here:
- the rpsG gene encoding 30S ribosomal protein S7 — encoded protein: MPRKGPVKKRRILPDPIYNSQLVSKFINMILRRGKKSIAQKIVYNAFAIIEEKTKESPITVFKRALDKVRPHVAVKSRRVGGATYQVPVEIPEERGITMAMGWIISFSKAQKGKPMQEKLAQEILNAVNNTGASIKKREDTHKMAEANKAFAHYRW